The following are encoded together in the Tripterygium wilfordii isolate XIE 37 chromosome 18, ASM1340144v1, whole genome shotgun sequence genome:
- the LOC119984720 gene encoding protein DMP7: MDIKIEDETAQQQQPLLEDKNTKPPPKKPKTPTQKAVRKTFKGTTQLSKLLPTGSVLTFQILSPVLTHQGHCPTTTSQSLTLALLALSGLACFLLCFTDSCRDENGKIRHGVATFKGLWVLDGSVKLSEEEAEKYKLRFIDFFHAVLSLLVFFAVALFDKNIVKCFCPTPSEETKELIVGLPFWIGVVCSILFVAFPTKRHGIGSPLSRK, encoded by the coding sequence ATGGACATCAAGATTGAAGATGAAACagcacaacaacaacaacccCTTTTAGAAGACAAAAACACAAAGCCTCCTCCCAAGAAACCAAAAACACCAACACAAAAGGCAGTAAGGAAAACCTTCAAAGGAACAACACAATTGTCTAAGCTTCTCCCAACAGGTTCTGTCCTAACATTCCAAATTCTATCTCCTGTTCTAACCCACCAAGGCCATTGTCCCACCACCACAAGCCAATCATTAACTCTAGCCCTTCTAGCTCTCTCTGGCCTGGCTTGCTTCCTCCTCTGCTTCACCGATAGTTGCCGGGACGAAAACGGGAAGATTCGCCATGGAGTCGCAACATTTAAAGGCTTGTGGGTTCTCGATGGATCGGTGAAACTGTCAGAAGAAGAGGCTGAGAAGTATAAACTGAGATTCATTGATTTCTTTCATGCTGTATTGTCTTTATTGGTGTTCTTTGCAGTTGCTCTGTTTGATAAGAACATTGTGAAATGCTTTTGTCCAACGCCATCAGAGGAGACCAAGGAGTTGATTGTGGGGTTGCCTTTCTGGATTGGTGTGGTTTGTAGCATATTGTTTGTTGCTTTTCCAACCAAGAGACATGGCATTGGCTCCCCACTTTCACGCAAATAA
- the LOC119984719 gene encoding receptor-like protein kinase HSL1 isoform X1 — translation MLLFLLLHLFSLPFSGRCLNQEGLYLQQVKQGLSDPTQSLSSWKERDETPCNWFGITCDNTTRRVVSVDLSNSGLSGPFPAFLCRLPSLSSVNFAGNEINSSLIVDIDGCQNLQELILSDNFLVGNIPESLSSLQNLRVLDLAGNNFSGDIPSSFGQFRRLESLSVAGNLLNGTIPSSLGNISTLRDLLLAYNPYTPIQIPSEFGNLTSLEIFWLPYCNLVGLIPESLGRLTRLTNLDVSWNRLTGSIPGTLSGMKSIVQIELYHNNLSGEIPPSLGNLTTLRRFDASSNRLNGTIPNELCELPLGSLNLFQNRLEGAIPESIANSSNLYQLKLFNNKLSGRIPSQLGNNSELTSLDLASNQLYGEIPNHLCAKGSLEELVLIYNSFSGNIPESLGKCGSLGRVRLRNNRLSGTVPDMFWGLPHVYLFELSDNLLTGEVSKMISHASNLSLLLISRNQFNGSIPEEIGLLSTLVEFSASGNMLTGPIPESFVKLSQLSRLDLSHNELNGEAPVGIQDWKSLNELNLANNKLSGSISSEIGSLPVLNYLDLSENDFSGNIPLELQNLKLNLLNLSNNRLSGELPPLYANEIYRNSFVGNPGLCGDLAGLCPHIGESKNKLNMWILRSIILAGVVFIIAVVWFFIKYRSIKEVKQGIAISKWRSFHKISFGEFEIVDSLKEDNVIGSGGSGKVYKVVLSNGETVAVKKLCGGTKKDGASANSQKDEYEVEVETLGKIRHKNIVRLWCCCNTGVSKLLVYEYMPNGSLGDLLHSSKEGLLGWPKRYKIALDAAEGLSYLHHDCVPPLVHRDVKSNNILLDAEFSARIADFGVTKVVVGVGKGAESMSVIAGSCGYIAPEYAYTLKVNEKSDIYSFGVVMLELVTGRRPIDPEFGEKDLVKWVYTTLDQKGIDHVIDPNLDSSYKEFICRVLDIALCCTNSLPINRPSMRRVVKMLQEAGAEKKVKTGKKDGKLSPYYYEDESAGSNV, via the exons atgcttctttttcttctgcttCACTTGTTTTCTCTGCCTTTCTCTGGTCGCTGTTTAAACCAAGAGGGTTTGTATCTTCAACAAGTGAAACAGGGCCTTTCCGATCCAACCCAGTCACTCTCTTCATGGAAAGAACGAGACGAGACTCCTTGTAATTGGTTTGGCATCACCTGCGACAACACAACTCGCCGCGTCGTCTCGGTCGATCTTTCCAACTCAGGGCTCTCGGGTCCCTTCCCTGCTTTCCTCTGCCGCCTCCCTTCTCTCTCATCCGTCAATTTTGCCGGTAACGAAATCAATTCATCCCTCATTGTCGATATCGACGGGTGTCAGAATCTTCAGGAGTTGATCCTGTCGGATAATTTTCTTGTTGGCAATATCCCGGAATCTCTGTCTTCGTTGCAGAATCTCAGAGTGCTTGATTTGGCGGGAAACAACTTCTCCGGTGACATCCCGTCGAGTTTTGGTCAGTTCCGGCGACTGGAGTCGCTATCCGTCGCGGGTAATTTACTCAATGGAACAATACCCAGTTCGCTAGGCAACATTTCTACTCTTCGTGATCTCTTACTAGCTTATAACCCGTACACGCCGATTCAAATACCGAGTGAATTCGGCAACCTCACGAGTCTCGAGATTTTCTGGCTCCCTTACTGTAACCTCGTGGGTTTAATCCCGGAGAGCTTAGGTCGTTTAACTCGGCTGACAAACCTAGACGTGTCATGGAACCGACTCACTGGGTCAATTCCAGGAACACTATCTGGGATGAAGAGTATAGTCCAGATTGAGCTCTATCACAACAATTTATCAGGTGAGATACCTCCATCGCTGGGTAATTTGACGACGTTGAGGAGATTTGACGCGTCTTCGAACAGGTTGAACGGTACAATTCCGAACGAGTTATGCGAGTTACCGTTAGGGTCGCTGAACCTTTTTCAAAACCGACTTGAAGGTGCTATACCTGAGAGCATAGCCAACTCATCAAATTTGTACCAGCTCAAACTGTTCAACAACAAACTCAGTGGACGAATACCGAGTCAACTGGGGAACAACTCGGAGTTGACGTCGCTGGACTTGGCTTCCAATCAATTGTATGGGGAAATACCGAACCACTTGTGTGCCAAAGGAAGCTTAGAGGAGCTAGTCTTGATCTACAATTCGTTTTCTGGGAATATCCCAGAAAGTCTGGGTAAATGTGGGAGTTTAGGCCGTGTCCGGCTGAGGAACAACCGGCTATCCGGCACAGTCCCTGACATGTTCTGGGGACTCCCACACGTGTATTTGTTTGAGCTTTCTGATAATTTGTTAACTGGAGAGGTGTCTAAGATGATCTCTCATGCTAGTAATCTCTCACTCTTATTGATTTCAAGGAATCAGTTTAATGGGTCTATACCAGAAGAGATTGGACTCTTGAGCACTCTGGTGGAATTCTCTGCTAGTGGTAACATGCTTACAGGTCCAATTCCGGAGAGTTTTGTAAAGTTGAGCCAGTTGAGCAGGCTTGATCTTAGTCATAATGAATTGAATGGTGAAGCTCCTGTTGGAATTCAAGATTGGAAGTCTCTCAATGAGCTTAATTTGGCAAATAATAAGCTTTCTGGTAGTATCTCAAGTGAAATAGGGAGCTTGCCAGTGCTTAATTATCTTGATCTTTCGGAGAATGACTTCTCTGGGAATATCCCACTTGAATTACAGAATTTGAAGCTCAATTTGTTGAACTTGTCGAACAATAGGCTTTCCGGAGAGTTGCCTCCTCTGTATGCCAACGAAATTTACAGGAATAGTTTTGTGGGGAATCCAGGCTTGTGTGGTGACTTGGCTGGTCTTTGTCCTCATATTGGTGAATCTAAGAACAAGCTCAATATGTGGATTCTTCGATCGATCATACTTGCTGGAGTAGTATTTATTATTGCGGTTGTTTGGTTTTTCATCAAGTACAGGAGTATTAAAGAGGTGAAACAAGGAATTGCTATATCGAAGTGGAGGTCATTTCACAAAATTAGCTTTGGTGAATTTGAGATTGTTGATTCACTTAAGGAAGATAATGTGATCGGAAGTGGAGGTTCCGGGAAAGTGTACAAAGTTGTTCTCAGTAATGGTGAGACCGTTGCAGTGAAGAAACTTTGTGGAGGGACTAAAAAAGACGGTGCCAGCGCCAATTCTCAGAAAGACGAATACGAAGTTGAAGTTGAAACATTGGGGAAGATTCGGCACAAGAATATTGTTAGACTGTGGTGTTGTTGCAACACTGGGGTTAGCAAGCTTCTGGTCTATGAATATATGCCAAATGGGAGCTTGGGGGATTTGTTGCATAGCAGCAAGGAAGGCTTGTTGGGATGGCCTAAAAGGTATAAAATAGCTCTGGATGCAGCTGAAGGTTTATCTTATTTGCACCATGATTGTGTTCCTCCACTTGTTCACAGGGACGTGAAGTCGAACAATATATTGTTGGATGCAGAGTTTAGTGCTAGGATTGCAGATTTTGGGGTCACTAAAGTTGTCGTCGGAGTTGGTAAAGGAGCAGAATCCATGTCTGTGATTGCTGGTTCTTGTGGTTACATTGCCCCAG AATATGCCTACACGCTTAAGGTGAATGAGAAAAGCGACATCTATAGTTTCGGTGTTGTGATGCTTGAGTTGGTAACCGGTAGACGCCCCATAGATCCGGAGTTTGGGGAGAAAGACTTGGTGAAATGGGTTTACACTACCCTGGACCAAAAAGGGATTGATCATGTTATCGATCCTAATCTCGATTCCAGTTACAAAGAATTTATATGCCGGGTTCTCGACATTGCCCTCTGTTGCACAAACTCTCTACCTATTAATCGGCCTTCAATGCGAAGGGTTGTGAAAATGTTACAAGAAGCAGGTGCAGAGAAGAAGGTGAAAACAGGCAAGAAAGATGGTAAGCTCTCCCCATATTACTATGAGGATGAATCTGCAGGAAGTAATGTTTGA
- the LOC119984719 gene encoding receptor-like protein kinase HSL1 isoform X2, translating to MLLFLLLHLFSLPFSGRCLNQEGLYLQQVKQGLSDPTQSLSSWKERDETPCNWFGITCDNTTRRVVSVDLSNSGLSGPFPAFLCRLPSLSSVNFAGNEINSSLIVDIDGCQNLQELILSDNFLVGNIPESLSSLQNLRVLDLAGNNFSGDIPSSFGQFRRLESLSVAGNLLNGTIPSSLGNISTLRDLLLAYNPYTPIQIPSEFGNLTSLEIFWLPYCNLVGLIPESLGRLTRLTNLDVSWNRLTGSIPGTLSGMKSIVQIELYHNNLSGEIPPSLGNLTTLRRFDASSNRLNGTIPNELCELPLGSLNLFQNRLEGAIPESIANSSNLYQLKLFNNKLSGRIPSQLGNNSELTSLDLASNQLYGEIPNHLCAKGSLEELVLIYNSFSGNIPESLGKCGSLGRVRLRNNRLSGTVPDMFWGLPHVYLFELSDNLLTGEVSKMISHASNLSLLLISRNQFNGSIPEEIGLLSTLVEFSASGNMLTGPIPESFVKLSQLSRLDLSHNELNGEAPVGIQDWKSLNELNLANNKLSGSISSEIGSLPVLNYLDLSENDFSGNIPLELQNLKLNLLNLSNNRLSGELPPLYANEIYRNSFVGNPGLCGDLAGLCPHIGESKNKLNMWILRSIILAGVVFIIAVVWFFIKYRSIKEVKQGIAISKWRSFHKISFGEFEIVDSLKEDNVIGSGGSGKVYKVVLSNGETVAVKKLCGGTKKDGASANSQKDEYEVEVETLGKIRHKNIVRLWCCCNTGVSKLLVYEYMPNGSLGDLLHSSKEGLLGWPKRYKIALDAAEGLSYLHHDCVPPLVHRDVKSNNILLDAEFSARIADFGVTKVVVGVGKGAESMSVIAGSCGYIAPEYAYTLKVNEKSDIYSFGVVMLELVTGRRPIDPEFGEKDLVKWVYTTLDQKGIDHVIDPNLDSSYKEFICRVLDIALCCTNSLPINRPSMRRVVKMLQEAGAEKKVKTGKKDGQREWESN from the exons atgcttctttttcttctgcttCACTTGTTTTCTCTGCCTTTCTCTGGTCGCTGTTTAAACCAAGAGGGTTTGTATCTTCAACAAGTGAAACAGGGCCTTTCCGATCCAACCCAGTCACTCTCTTCATGGAAAGAACGAGACGAGACTCCTTGTAATTGGTTTGGCATCACCTGCGACAACACAACTCGCCGCGTCGTCTCGGTCGATCTTTCCAACTCAGGGCTCTCGGGTCCCTTCCCTGCTTTCCTCTGCCGCCTCCCTTCTCTCTCATCCGTCAATTTTGCCGGTAACGAAATCAATTCATCCCTCATTGTCGATATCGACGGGTGTCAGAATCTTCAGGAGTTGATCCTGTCGGATAATTTTCTTGTTGGCAATATCCCGGAATCTCTGTCTTCGTTGCAGAATCTCAGAGTGCTTGATTTGGCGGGAAACAACTTCTCCGGTGACATCCCGTCGAGTTTTGGTCAGTTCCGGCGACTGGAGTCGCTATCCGTCGCGGGTAATTTACTCAATGGAACAATACCCAGTTCGCTAGGCAACATTTCTACTCTTCGTGATCTCTTACTAGCTTATAACCCGTACACGCCGATTCAAATACCGAGTGAATTCGGCAACCTCACGAGTCTCGAGATTTTCTGGCTCCCTTACTGTAACCTCGTGGGTTTAATCCCGGAGAGCTTAGGTCGTTTAACTCGGCTGACAAACCTAGACGTGTCATGGAACCGACTCACTGGGTCAATTCCAGGAACACTATCTGGGATGAAGAGTATAGTCCAGATTGAGCTCTATCACAACAATTTATCAGGTGAGATACCTCCATCGCTGGGTAATTTGACGACGTTGAGGAGATTTGACGCGTCTTCGAACAGGTTGAACGGTACAATTCCGAACGAGTTATGCGAGTTACCGTTAGGGTCGCTGAACCTTTTTCAAAACCGACTTGAAGGTGCTATACCTGAGAGCATAGCCAACTCATCAAATTTGTACCAGCTCAAACTGTTCAACAACAAACTCAGTGGACGAATACCGAGTCAACTGGGGAACAACTCGGAGTTGACGTCGCTGGACTTGGCTTCCAATCAATTGTATGGGGAAATACCGAACCACTTGTGTGCCAAAGGAAGCTTAGAGGAGCTAGTCTTGATCTACAATTCGTTTTCTGGGAATATCCCAGAAAGTCTGGGTAAATGTGGGAGTTTAGGCCGTGTCCGGCTGAGGAACAACCGGCTATCCGGCACAGTCCCTGACATGTTCTGGGGACTCCCACACGTGTATTTGTTTGAGCTTTCTGATAATTTGTTAACTGGAGAGGTGTCTAAGATGATCTCTCATGCTAGTAATCTCTCACTCTTATTGATTTCAAGGAATCAGTTTAATGGGTCTATACCAGAAGAGATTGGACTCTTGAGCACTCTGGTGGAATTCTCTGCTAGTGGTAACATGCTTACAGGTCCAATTCCGGAGAGTTTTGTAAAGTTGAGCCAGTTGAGCAGGCTTGATCTTAGTCATAATGAATTGAATGGTGAAGCTCCTGTTGGAATTCAAGATTGGAAGTCTCTCAATGAGCTTAATTTGGCAAATAATAAGCTTTCTGGTAGTATCTCAAGTGAAATAGGGAGCTTGCCAGTGCTTAATTATCTTGATCTTTCGGAGAATGACTTCTCTGGGAATATCCCACTTGAATTACAGAATTTGAAGCTCAATTTGTTGAACTTGTCGAACAATAGGCTTTCCGGAGAGTTGCCTCCTCTGTATGCCAACGAAATTTACAGGAATAGTTTTGTGGGGAATCCAGGCTTGTGTGGTGACTTGGCTGGTCTTTGTCCTCATATTGGTGAATCTAAGAACAAGCTCAATATGTGGATTCTTCGATCGATCATACTTGCTGGAGTAGTATTTATTATTGCGGTTGTTTGGTTTTTCATCAAGTACAGGAGTATTAAAGAGGTGAAACAAGGAATTGCTATATCGAAGTGGAGGTCATTTCACAAAATTAGCTTTGGTGAATTTGAGATTGTTGATTCACTTAAGGAAGATAATGTGATCGGAAGTGGAGGTTCCGGGAAAGTGTACAAAGTTGTTCTCAGTAATGGTGAGACCGTTGCAGTGAAGAAACTTTGTGGAGGGACTAAAAAAGACGGTGCCAGCGCCAATTCTCAGAAAGACGAATACGAAGTTGAAGTTGAAACATTGGGGAAGATTCGGCACAAGAATATTGTTAGACTGTGGTGTTGTTGCAACACTGGGGTTAGCAAGCTTCTGGTCTATGAATATATGCCAAATGGGAGCTTGGGGGATTTGTTGCATAGCAGCAAGGAAGGCTTGTTGGGATGGCCTAAAAGGTATAAAATAGCTCTGGATGCAGCTGAAGGTTTATCTTATTTGCACCATGATTGTGTTCCTCCACTTGTTCACAGGGACGTGAAGTCGAACAATATATTGTTGGATGCAGAGTTTAGTGCTAGGATTGCAGATTTTGGGGTCACTAAAGTTGTCGTCGGAGTTGGTAAAGGAGCAGAATCCATGTCTGTGATTGCTGGTTCTTGTGGTTACATTGCCCCAG AATATGCCTACACGCTTAAGGTGAATGAGAAAAGCGACATCTATAGTTTCGGTGTTGTGATGCTTGAGTTGGTAACCGGTAGACGCCCCATAGATCCGGAGTTTGGGGAGAAAGACTTGGTGAAATGGGTTTACACTACCCTGGACCAAAAAGGGATTGATCATGTTATCGATCCTAATCTCGATTCCAGTTACAAAGAATTTATATGCCGGGTTCTCGACATTGCCCTCTGTTGCACAAACTCTCTACCTATTAATCGGCCTTCAATGCGAAGGGTTGTGAAAATGTTACAAGAAGCAGGTGCAGAGAAGAAGGTGAAAACAGGCAAGAAAGATG GGCAAAGGGAATGGGAGAGCAATTAG